The Calliphora vicina chromosome 3, idCalVici1.1, whole genome shotgun sequence genome contains a region encoding:
- the LOC135955583 gene encoding uncharacterized protein LOC135955583, with protein sequence MLYAANGSPIKVIGEKRIKLDLGLRRDFHWSFVIADVTSPIIGSDFIKFYDLLIDLRRNRLIDNITGLISQLTSSTFSAAAVIRTFDSTEPFADILKNFADVTRLSPYGSTTKSTISHRMETTGQPVFCRPRRLSPEKLAAAKK encoded by the coding sequence ATGCTGTACGCCGCAAATGGTTCACCAATTAAGGTAATAGGGGAGAAGCGTATAAAACTTGACCTTGGCCTGCGCCGTGATTTCCACTGGTCATTTGTGATAGCAGACGTTACGTCACCGATCATCGGCTccgattttataaaattttacgatttgCTTATCGACTTACGACGCAACCGTCTTATCGACAACATCACTGGTCTTATATCCCAGCTTACGTCATCAACATTTTCGGCCGCAGCTGTAATCAGAACATTCGATTCGACAGAACCTTTCGCcgacattttgaaaaattttgctgACGTCACCCGACTTTCGCCATATGGTTCAACGACAAAATCAACGATTTCCCATCGAATGGAAACGACTGGCCAGCCTGTTTTCTGTCGTCCTCGACGTCTTTCGCCAGAAAAGCTAGCCGCTGCGAAaaaataa